The nucleotide window CTGTGTATGGGACTGCTGTGGTGAAATGCATCCCTTTTCACATCCTCCCAGACAGCACATCAGCTATCAGAGGAATAACAGGACTGGACACAGGGAGGCCTTTTCTGCTtctggcctctcctctctctgctttcttcAGACGCTGTTCTAGTTTTAACGGCAGGTGCCATCGAATGAGAGCAACTGAAACTGCCTTCTGTTCCAGGGATGTGGAGATTATCGAGGTGGACTTTGACGGCGGGGTGGTCCTCCTCCCAGACGCAGACACCCAGGCAGACGTGGACCTCCTCAGCAACGGAGCCGGTACCAACTCGGAGGAGACGGCCCTGCAGACCGACTTCTGCTACACCGGAGGAGGTCTGGGTCCAGAGgaggccgccgcctcctcctccagagagcAGGCGGGCGGCAGTCTGCCCACCAGTAGTGCCCTGCAGCTGAACAAGCCGTCGGCCCTGAGCCTGGAGGACCCGGTCAAGATGATGGACTCCATTCTGAACGAGAGCGGAGCCATCTCCCAGAACATCAACCTGCTGGGGAAGTAAGTCTGTGTGGCATGGACACGACCACTGCTAGGCTTTGCGGTCCACAACTCTAGGTTGTGTGGAGCCTCTGCCTATAGGGGTGGTGCACATGAGTAGACAATGGTCCTTTATCCAGCCAGCAAAGGCTCCTGAACAGTGCTGTCCTACTATCCTCCTATGGTAGTGTCCGCTTGGTGATGCTACATGGAGAGTTAGTCAagaggcagggctggagagCAATGTTTTAGGTAGTACCTGATTGCCCAAGAGGCCTCTTTGGAATAAATCTCTGTGACAACCGGTGACATTTCACCGAAGTGTTTTTAATTGTTGTCGCCGAGGAGTCTTTCCATTTCCTGTCTGTGAtgtctcttcttctgtggttctgCAGGGTGGAGCTCATGGACTACCTGGACAGCATTGACTGTAGTCTAGAGGACTTTCAAGCCTTGCTTTATGGAAAACAGTTCAGCATTGACCCAGACCTGCTGGAGGTACCTTCAACCATCACAGTCCCCAACATTACTTTCACACATGCTATCTCTTATTTGTACTAACTTTATATACACGTTGAGTACGTGTACAGCCTACAGGGGAGTTATGTGTTCCTGGTCGGTTATTTagttcctcctctgtcctctccctgtATTTTCTTCTCAGATTTTCAGTTCTAATTGTCCAACCAGTTTGCATGATGGCTGCTTCTGCTCCCCCACAGAAGTGAGTGCTGtcaaacagccccccccccccaaccaccccgCTGTAGCAGTGACTCAGCTCCAACCCCCACGCCCCTCTACTTAACCAACCCCTTCATGTGTAGATCTGGGAGTCTCGTGTATCTGACCAGTTCAACTGACCGTGTTTGGGGTTCTCTCCAGGAGAGCGGCGTTTCTAACtcacggctgtgtgtgtttctctctgccaGGAGACCGACGTCTCTAAAGGGACCCTAGAGCAGCTAGCCAGAGCACacaacacagaggagacaccagCCGACAAGCAGCTGATCCAGTACACCTCCTGCCCCCTGATGGCCTTCCTGGACGGCTGCGCCCCCCTGCCCTCCGATGCAGACGCCCTCCCCTGCCTGGCGGGCCAGCTGGAGCTGGAGTCAGATAGCCTGCTGgcccagcccctcctctccgACCCTTCAACCTCCCCCCTGGAGGAGCAGCCCTCCACAGACCTGCTGGAGCCCATCCTGGACACATCCAGCCCGCCCCGCAGCTCCCTCATCCGCCTGGAGCCCCTGACGGAGGCTGAGGCCTGTGAGGCCACGCTCTTCTACCTGTGTGAACTCCCCCCCCAGGGGGCTGGCACAGACCCCACCCAGCTGGATGTGTAAGCCAATGAGGAGCCTTGGGGTGGGTGAGGAAACAGGGGAAGGCGGGGCCTGGTCCTGGACGAGGAAGTTCCTTCACTGACGTGTGTTGAAGGCCTGGACGTGGCTTGGTCAGTGCCCAGGGTAGCAGCCCCTGGAGATGGTGCTGGTGAGGAAGAAGAGTCgacggaagaggagaagaaaggactgAACCTCTTGTATATACTCGTCAAAATGATGATTTACCGTTTGCTTCTATCTTACTTTGGTACATAACCTACATTTCTATTCCctctttgcacacacacaacaatcatACAATAACACATACAACATATACACACTGACAAGTGGAAGGTACAGAACCACTTATTCCATCCTTTATCAGTTGGCGGTCCAGTATCCCTCCGCCAGTGTAGTTAAATGTGCTTCCACGGTGAAAAGTAGAGCTGTGACTACTTAGGAGAGGTGTTGATAATGATCATTGTTGTCTTTGTGTTCCATTATCTCTTCTAAAGAAGTGTTTCTTTTGAGGTCTTGATTTTCTGCACCTGGTCATATATGTTAAGGAAGACTGTGGAGCCGTGGAGCTGTCCTTATTCTACGAGAACAGAAGTGCTTGCATTGTATCTCCCACTGTATTTATCtataaactgtctccacaattcCAGCTACTGTTGTGTAACGTACTGGTGTGTGTAAGTTCACTTGTATCATTACACTGGTGTGATTCAGCATCTGTGAGCTTCTTGTCAGTTTATAGGCTTGGCAATAAAACATGTTGAGTTATGAAATTGTCCGTGCCCTGTGTTCCTTCTTAGTGTAGGGTAGTCGTTGTAGAGCAGGGaagagacagaagggggggAAATAAGAGACGGCACCAAGTGGTTGCCTTTTAATCTTTATTCAATGCACTTACATGACAAAAGGCAAGAACACAACACGAAAGTAAAAGCCGGGTTTGAACACGTCGCTGATCAGTCTGCTAGAAACACTGAAAACACATTGCAGCAATATTCAAGCACCTACGAAATAACTTATCTGCTGTTTAAACGTCAGTATTTTAATGAATTTTTTTTTACGATAAAAACTCCAGTGCAAATCCTAAAAACAACATACGCAACTTGGAAGTCAAGTAGTTGACCTACAGCCACTGCTAATATGTGCAATTTGCAAAAAAGGAAAGAGATATCGGGTTTGGATTGAAGTTCTCCAAAGGGAAGGGCCACAGCAAAGCGAGGATACAAGATGGCAGATAATACTAGATCATGCAAATGCTACTTTCCATTAAACTGATCATGCCCTCACAAACTAAAATATCTAGGTTCAATCGGAAATCCTGAACTTCACAGCTATAAACTAGCATGGACACATGACTGAAATTGAAGCTTTTAAAGTGATATTATGATGTGTGTTTTTTACATTTGAATACACACATGGCTCTTC belongs to Osmerus eperlanus chromosome 8, fOsmEpe2.1, whole genome shotgun sequence and includes:
- the hsf2 gene encoding heat shock factor protein 2 isoform X1, encoding MKQNSNVPAFLTKLWTLVEDADTNEFICWSQEGNSFLVLDEQRFAKEILPKFFKHNNMASFVRQLNMYGFRKVMHIDTGIVKLERDGPVEFQHPYFKHGQDDLLENIKRKVSNSRPEDGKTRQEDLAKILANMQNVQGKQESIDSRLATLKRENESLWREISDLRQKHLHQQQLIKKLIQFIVTLVQNNRFLNLKRKRPLLMSTNGKKPKYIHQIYEEDMDLNKSSVNGINGSEITDDVIICDVTDEDAEIAEETSRVLDQGDVEIIEVDFDGGVVLLPDADTQADVDLLSNGAGTNSEETALQTDFCYTGGGLGPEEAAASSSREQAGGSLPTSSALQLNKPSALSLEDPVKMMDSILNESGAISQNINLLGKVELMDYLDSIDCSLEDFQALLYGKQFSIDPDLLEIFSSNCPTSLHDGCFCSPTEETDVSKGTLEQLARAHNTEETPADKQLIQYTSCPLMAFLDGCAPLPSDADALPCLAGQLELESDSLLAQPLLSDPSTSPLEEQPSTDLLEPILDTSSPPRSSLIRLEPLTEAEACEATLFYLCELPPQGAGTDPTQLDV
- the hsf2 gene encoding heat shock factor protein 2 isoform X2, whose product is MKQNSNVPAFLTKLWTLVEDADTNEFICWSQEGNSFLVLDEQRFAKEILPKFFKHNNMASFVRQLNMYGFRKVMHIDTGIVKLERDGPVEFQHPYFKHGQDDLLENIKRKVSNSRPEDGKTRQEDLAKILANMQNVQGKQESIDSRLATLKRENESLWREISDLRQKHLHQQQLIKKLIQFIVTLVQNNRFLNLKRKRPLLMSTNGKKPKYIHQIYEEDMDLNKSSVNGINGSEITDDVIICDVTDEDAEIAEETSRVLDQGDVEIIEVDFDGGVVLLPDADTQADVDLLSNGAGTNSEETALQTDFCYTGGGLGPEEAAASSSREQAGGSLPTSSALQLNKPSALSLEDPVKMMDSILNESGAISQNINLLGKVELMDYLDSIDCSLEDFQALLYGKQFSIDPDLLEETDVSKGTLEQLARAHNTEETPADKQLIQYTSCPLMAFLDGCAPLPSDADALPCLAGQLELESDSLLAQPLLSDPSTSPLEEQPSTDLLEPILDTSSPPRSSLIRLEPLTEAEACEATLFYLCELPPQGAGTDPTQLDV